One Theropithecus gelada isolate Dixy chromosome 20, Tgel_1.0, whole genome shotgun sequence DNA segment encodes these proteins:
- the ZNF19 gene encoding zinc finger protein 19 isoform X2 yields MVTFEDVAVHFTKTEWTGLSTAQRALYRSVMLENFGNLTALGYPVPKPALISLLEGGDMAWGLEAQDDPPAERTKNICKDVETNIDSESTLIQGISEERDGMMSRGQLKSVPQRTDFPETCNVKKHQNIPTVKNTRGKVPRIPCARKPFICEECGKSFSYFSYYARHQRIHTGEKPFECSECGKAFNGNSSLIRHQRIHTGEKPYQCEECGRAFNDNANLIRHQRIHSGDRPYYCTECGNSFTSSSEFVIHQRIHTGEKPYECNECGKAFVGNSPLLRHQKIHTGEKPYECNECGKSFGRTSHLSQHQRIHTGEKPYSCKVCGQAFNFHTKLTRHQRIHSEEKPFDCVDCGKAFSAQEQLKRHLRIHTQESSYVCDECGKAFTSKRNLHQHQRIHTGEKPYECSKYEKAFGTSSQLGLLEHVHSGEKPVLDICRFGLPEFFTPFYW; encoded by the exons ATGGTGACCTTCGAGGATGTGGCTGTGCACTTCACCAAGACAGAATGGACTGGACTTTCCACTGCCCAGAGGGCCCTGTACAGAAGTGTGATGTTGGAGAATTTTGGGAACCTGACTGCTTTGG gGTACCCAGTTCCCAAACCTGCACTGATCTCACTTCTGGAGGGAGGGGATATGGCTTGGGGCCTGGAAGCACAGGATGATCCCCCGGCAGAGAGGACCAAAAACATCTGTAAAG ATGTTGAGACCAACATTGACAGTGAGTCCACATTAATCCAGGGAATTTCTGAAGAAAGAGATGGGATGATGTCACGTGGTCAGCTGAAGAGTGTCCCTCAGAGAACTGACTTCCCAGAAACATGTAATGTGAAAAAGCACCAGAACATCCCCACAGTGAAAAATACCCGAGGAAAGGTTCCAAGAATCCCCTGTGCAAGGAAACCTTTCATATGTGAGGAGTGTGGGAAATCCTTCAGCTACTTTTCTTACTATGCTAGACACCAGAGAATCCACACTGGGGAGAAACCTTTTGAGTGTAGTGAGTGTGGAAAAGCCTTTAACGGCAATTCTTCATTAATTCGGCACCAGAggattcacactggagagaaaccctatcaGTGTGAGGAGTGTGGGCGAGCCTTTAATGATAATGCAAATCTGATCAGGCATCAGAGAATCCACAGTGGGGACAGACCCTATTACTGTACAGAGTGTGGAAATAGTTTCACCAGTAGTTCCGAGTTTGTTATACATCAGAGAATCCACACTGGGGAGAAACCCTAtgagtgtaatgagtgtggcaaagcTTTTGTTGGTAATTCACCCCTACTTCGGCATCAGAAaatccacactggagagaaaccctatgagtgtaatgagtgtggcaaaaGCTTTGGAAGGACTTCCCATCTAAGCCAACATCAGCGTATTCACACAGGGGAAAAGCCTTATTCTTGTAAAGTATGTGGACAAGCCTTCAATTTTCATACAAAACTAACTCGACACCAGAGAATTCACAGTGAGGAGAAACCCTTTGACTGTGTAGATTGTGGAAAAGCCTTCAGTGCTCAGGAACAATTAAAAAGGCATCTGAGAATTCATACTCAGGAGTCTTCCTATGTATGTGATGAGTGTGGAAAAGCCTTCACTAGCAAAAGAAATCTTCATCAGCATCAAAGAatccatactggagagaaaccctatgagtgTAGTAAGTATGAGAAGGCCTTTGGGACTTCTTCCCAGCTAGGTCTTCTTGAGCATGTCCACTCTGGAGAGAAGCCTGTGCTGGACATTTGTCGTTTTGGCCTCCCAGAATTTTTTACCCCCTTTTACTGGTAA
- the ZNF19 gene encoding zinc finger protein 19 isoform X1 — protein MAAIPLKTRHREMVTFEDVAVHFTKTEWTGLSTAQRALYRSVMLENFGNLTALGYPVPKPALISLLEGGDMAWGLEAQDDPPAERTKNICKDVETNIDSESTLIQGISEERDGMMSRGQLKSVPQRTDFPETCNVKKHQNIPTVKNTRGKVPRIPCARKPFICEECGKSFSYFSYYARHQRIHTGEKPFECSECGKAFNGNSSLIRHQRIHTGEKPYQCEECGRAFNDNANLIRHQRIHSGDRPYYCTECGNSFTSSSEFVIHQRIHTGEKPYECNECGKAFVGNSPLLRHQKIHTGEKPYECNECGKSFGRTSHLSQHQRIHTGEKPYSCKVCGQAFNFHTKLTRHQRIHSEEKPFDCVDCGKAFSAQEQLKRHLRIHTQESSYVCDECGKAFTSKRNLHQHQRIHTGEKPYECSKYEKAFGTSSQLGLLEHVHSGEKPVLDICRFGLPEFFTPFYW, from the exons ATGGCAGCCATACCTCTGAAAACTCGACACCGG GAGATGGTGACCTTCGAGGATGTGGCTGTGCACTTCACCAAGACAGAATGGACTGGACTTTCCACTGCCCAGAGGGCCCTGTACAGAAGTGTGATGTTGGAGAATTTTGGGAACCTGACTGCTTTGG gGTACCCAGTTCCCAAACCTGCACTGATCTCACTTCTGGAGGGAGGGGATATGGCTTGGGGCCTGGAAGCACAGGATGATCCCCCGGCAGAGAGGACCAAAAACATCTGTAAAG ATGTTGAGACCAACATTGACAGTGAGTCCACATTAATCCAGGGAATTTCTGAAGAAAGAGATGGGATGATGTCACGTGGTCAGCTGAAGAGTGTCCCTCAGAGAACTGACTTCCCAGAAACATGTAATGTGAAAAAGCACCAGAACATCCCCACAGTGAAAAATACCCGAGGAAAGGTTCCAAGAATCCCCTGTGCAAGGAAACCTTTCATATGTGAGGAGTGTGGGAAATCCTTCAGCTACTTTTCTTACTATGCTAGACACCAGAGAATCCACACTGGGGAGAAACCTTTTGAGTGTAGTGAGTGTGGAAAAGCCTTTAACGGCAATTCTTCATTAATTCGGCACCAGAggattcacactggagagaaaccctatcaGTGTGAGGAGTGTGGGCGAGCCTTTAATGATAATGCAAATCTGATCAGGCATCAGAGAATCCACAGTGGGGACAGACCCTATTACTGTACAGAGTGTGGAAATAGTTTCACCAGTAGTTCCGAGTTTGTTATACATCAGAGAATCCACACTGGGGAGAAACCCTAtgagtgtaatgagtgtggcaaagcTTTTGTTGGTAATTCACCCCTACTTCGGCATCAGAAaatccacactggagagaaaccctatgagtgtaatgagtgtggcaaaaGCTTTGGAAGGACTTCCCATCTAAGCCAACATCAGCGTATTCACACAGGGGAAAAGCCTTATTCTTGTAAAGTATGTGGACAAGCCTTCAATTTTCATACAAAACTAACTCGACACCAGAGAATTCACAGTGAGGAGAAACCCTTTGACTGTGTAGATTGTGGAAAAGCCTTCAGTGCTCAGGAACAATTAAAAAGGCATCTGAGAATTCATACTCAGGAGTCTTCCTATGTATGTGATGAGTGTGGAAAAGCCTTCACTAGCAAAAGAAATCTTCATCAGCATCAAAGAatccatactggagagaaaccctatgagtgTAGTAAGTATGAGAAGGCCTTTGGGACTTCTTCCCAGCTAGGTCTTCTTGAGCATGTCCACTCTGGAGAGAAGCCTGTGCTGGACATTTGTCGTTTTGGCCTCCCAGAATTTTTTACCCCCTTTTACTGGTAA